The proteins below come from a single Desulfitobacterium metallireducens DSM 15288 genomic window:
- a CDS encoding CheR family methyltransferase, whose protein sequence is MRGGLKISKPSNNELETLEIELLLEGIYRYYGYDFRNYTAPYLQRRVKHRLQVENLPSISRLQELVLHDPRMMRKLFGDFTINVTEMFRDPDFFLSLRINVIPTLKKLTRIRIWQAGCSTGEESYSLAILLREEGLASKVKIYATDINEATLEEAKKGSFPIASMQKCTRNYIEAGGKNAFSKYYMVDGEHVIFDPTLAESIIFAQHDLVNDQSFNEFDLILCRNVMIYFNKQLQKQVHRLLLESLKTSGFLGLGNKEALILSAQIPCYEPVDLKAKIFRKII, encoded by the coding sequence ATGAGAGGGGGGCTTAAGATTAGTAAACCTTCAAATAATGAGCTTGAAACCCTCGAAATTGAACTTCTATTAGAAGGAATTTATCGTTATTACGGTTACGATTTTCGGAACTATACTGCTCCTTACCTCCAACGTCGAGTGAAACACCGGTTACAGGTTGAGAACTTACCGAGTATATCAAGATTGCAAGAACTAGTGCTACATGATCCTCGTATGATGAGAAAACTATTTGGAGATTTTACAATTAATGTTACAGAAATGTTCCGCGATCCCGATTTTTTCCTTTCTTTAAGAATTAACGTAATCCCTACCCTAAAGAAGTTAACGCGTATCCGAATCTGGCAGGCTGGATGTTCTACAGGTGAGGAATCTTATTCATTAGCGATTCTTCTGCGTGAAGAAGGGCTCGCAAGTAAAGTTAAGATTTATGCTACAGATATAAATGAGGCGACGCTTGAAGAAGCCAAAAAAGGATCTTTTCCCATTGCCTCTATGCAAAAATGCACTCGAAACTATATTGAGGCCGGGGGAAAGAACGCTTTTTCTAAATATTACATGGTAGATGGTGAACATGTAATTTTTGATCCCACACTTGCAGAGTCGATCATCTTTGCCCAACATGATTTAGTAAATGACCAATCATTTAATGAATTTGACTTGATTCTTTGCCGGAATGTAATGATTTATTTTAATAAACAACTTCAGAAACAGGTTCATAGACTGCTGCTTGAAAGCCTGAAGACCTCAGGGTTTCTAGGACTTGGAAATAAAGAAGCGCTTATCTTATCAGCCCAGATTCCATGTTACGAGCCCGTAGATTTAAAAGCTAAAATCTTTCGGAAGATAATATAG
- a CDS encoding response regulator, which produces MRLRSKLFIGFGFVLILMALSVSLSIFMLRDQNKSINELVLVRYDKVSLTEEVETERTNTAKRIRDLLLDPSIVTPEEIKLIEDSRLRSNQTIQELLNTVDDNQRKELLTELQRVNLIYGEDIKDVLNLLVAGKREEATHLFLTPEQNQVRSDIQEKSIAFQNLEHTEMHDLLSQSTQTYKMTIVLMLLFLVLALVLGMVVSRWAMQGVSLSIRSLSEGITRVRDQNGHILRIEDIPQNELEPIGLAYNRLVDSIEQHTQQEEIYKQTLQDTALLETKVSEIIILFQGISDLTTMANLFLNKISPIINAQLGILYLRKGERDNGYGIGAGHFFSPLASYACDLDLLKEQTIQFDGGLVRQCAQDRQKVLLSNIPEDYIKIHSGLGEALPRNILLLPIEFEGEVLAVLEFASFHIFSIFEQKLLERITGILGIALHSVAQQMQVKRLLEQSQTLTEELQVQSEELQLQHEELRSTNEQLEKQNRESEVKTREIEKVSQFKSEFLANMSHELRTPLNSMLILAQTLADNKYGNLTIKQVEYASTIHSAGKDLLDLINDILDLSKVESGKMNIVFSEVSLNELQKEMECQFSPVAHQKGLSFEIKISPDLPQIFTTDKQHVLQILKNLLSNAFKFTDKGHIELKFYQPSEKRILREELRGTSVLALSVTDTGMGIPKEMQEPIFEVFRQVDGTMSRKYGGTGLGLSISRELAHLLGGTIKLQSEVGKGSIFTLYIPIAVSTQLQKEIPVLDQVATSTEPLLEDSETMVPNSVSLEGKTILIVDDDMRNIFALTSLLESNNMNALFAENGRDALEVLSNHAEIDLILMDIMMPEMDGYETMRVIRQNEEYITLPIIALTAKVMKNDREKCLEAGASDYIQKPVNAEQLISLMRVWLYERGA; this is translated from the coding sequence ATGCGACTTCGCTCTAAGCTTTTTATCGGTTTCGGATTTGTGCTTATCCTAATGGCCTTAAGTGTTTCGCTTTCAATATTCATGTTGAGGGACCAAAATAAAAGCATTAACGAACTTGTCTTAGTTCGTTATGATAAAGTGAGCTTAACAGAAGAAGTTGAAACTGAACGGACGAATACGGCTAAGCGTATTCGAGATTTGCTCTTAGATCCCTCAATAGTAACGCCCGAAGAAATTAAGCTCATAGAGGATTCCCGTCTCAGATCGAACCAAACCATCCAAGAATTACTGAATACAGTAGATGATAATCAAAGGAAGGAATTGCTTACAGAACTGCAGCGAGTCAATCTTATCTATGGAGAAGATATTAAAGATGTCCTTAACCTCCTTGTAGCGGGTAAAAGAGAGGAAGCAACACACTTATTCCTTACTCCGGAACAGAATCAAGTCAGATCAGATATTCAGGAGAAAAGCATTGCATTTCAAAATCTTGAACATACAGAAATGCATGATCTACTCTCACAATCTACCCAGACCTATAAAATGACAATTGTTTTGATGCTCCTCTTTCTAGTTTTGGCTCTAGTATTAGGTATGGTAGTTAGTCGATGGGCTATGCAAGGGGTTAGCCTTAGTATCCGTAGCCTATCGGAAGGGATTACTCGTGTACGTGATCAAAATGGGCACATTCTTCGAATTGAAGATATCCCCCAAAATGAACTTGAACCGATCGGATTGGCCTATAACAGACTAGTGGATTCTATTGAACAACATACTCAACAAGAAGAGATCTATAAACAAACGTTACAAGACACAGCCTTGCTCGAAACCAAAGTAAGCGAAATTATAATTTTATTTCAAGGAATAAGCGATTTAACGACAATGGCGAACCTTTTTTTGAACAAGATAAGTCCTATTATCAATGCGCAATTGGGCATTCTGTATCTTAGAAAAGGGGAACGTGATAATGGATATGGAATAGGCGCAGGACACTTTTTTAGTCCGCTAGCGTCTTATGCCTGTGATCTAGACCTTTTGAAAGAACAAACTATTCAATTCGACGGAGGGCTTGTCCGACAATGTGCTCAGGATCGTCAAAAAGTATTGCTTTCCAATATTCCTGAAGATTATATTAAAATTCACTCTGGGTTAGGAGAAGCCCTGCCTCGAAATATTCTTCTTCTGCCGATTGAATTTGAGGGAGAAGTACTAGCAGTTCTGGAGTTTGCGTCTTTCCATATCTTTTCTATATTTGAGCAAAAGCTACTCGAACGTATCACAGGAATCCTTGGAATTGCTCTTCATAGTGTCGCTCAACAGATGCAAGTGAAGAGGCTTCTCGAACAATCCCAAACGTTAACCGAAGAATTGCAGGTTCAGTCTGAAGAACTGCAATTACAGCATGAAGAGCTTAGAAGTACCAATGAGCAACTGGAAAAACAGAATAGAGAGTCGGAGGTTAAAACTCGGGAAATTGAGAAAGTATCGCAATTCAAGTCTGAATTCTTGGCAAATATGTCACATGAATTAAGGACGCCCCTTAATAGTATGTTAATCCTTGCTCAGACTTTGGCTGATAATAAATATGGAAATTTAACGATAAAGCAAGTGGAATATGCATCTACCATTCATTCTGCAGGAAAGGATTTACTCGACTTAATTAATGATATTTTGGATTTATCTAAAGTGGAATCTGGAAAAATGAATATTGTATTCAGTGAAGTGAGTTTGAATGAATTGCAGAAGGAGATGGAGTGTCAGTTTTCTCCTGTAGCACATCAAAAAGGGCTATCCTTTGAAATTAAAATCTCACCTGACCTTCCTCAAATATTTACTACGGATAAGCAACACGTTCTGCAGATTCTTAAAAATCTTCTATCCAATGCCTTTAAGTTTACGGATAAGGGTCATATTGAACTCAAATTTTATCAACCCTCTGAAAAAAGGATATTACGGGAGGAATTAAGAGGAACCTCGGTACTTGCGCTTTCTGTTACCGATACAGGAATGGGTATCCCGAAAGAGATGCAGGAGCCAATATTTGAAGTCTTTCGTCAAGTCGATGGAACCATGAGCCGAAAGTATGGGGGTACCGGCTTGGGATTATCCATTAGCCGTGAGTTAGCTCATTTATTAGGCGGGACGATTAAGCTACAAAGTGAAGTCGGAAAAGGAAGCATTTTTACCCTTTACATCCCTATTGCAGTGTCAACGCAACTTCAAAAGGAGATTCCTGTTTTAGATCAGGTTGCCACTTCTACCGAACCACTTCTAGAAGATTCCGAAACAATGGTTCCGAATTCGGTCTCACTCGAGGGGAAAACAATTTTGATTGTGGATGATGATATGCGCAATATTTTTGCCTTGACCTCTCTCCTGGAATCCAACAATATGAATGCCCTTTTTGCTGAAAATGGTCGAGACGCACTTGAAGTGCTTTCCAATCATGCAGAGATTGACTTGATACTCATGGATATCATGATGCCTGAAATGGATGGGTATGAGACAATGCGGGTCATCCGTCAGAATGAAGAATACATAACTTTGCCCATCATCGCTCTCACGGCAAAAGTTATGAAAAATGACCGGGAGAAGTGCCTGGAAGCAGGAGCCTCAGATTATATTCAAAAACCGGTTAATGCAGAACAACTCATTTCTCTGATGCGAGTATGGCTCTATGAGAGGGGGGCTTAA
- a CDS encoding UxaA family hydrolase encodes MNILGYRRPDGRVGIRNHIVIIPTSVCASTVAANIAAQIPGAVAIANQHGCCQIGADHEQTMRTLIGLGKNPNVAAVLVIGLGCEGMPIREIAAEIASTAKPVEMIIIQEVGGTLKATAEGLRKAGELARKVAHLQPEKMDMSELVLAIECGGSDYTSGLASNPACGVASDLLVAAGGTSMLSETTEFIGAEHILARRCKTLEIGEKLIHYVQACEESAKPMKVDLRGSQPTPGNIEGGISSIEEKSLGCIHKAGHAPIQDVLAYGEAPSGKGLYVMDSPGQDVESITGMVAGGATVVIFTTGRGTPTGCPIAPVVKITGNFHTYKMMEDNMDIDASTIISGEETIDQVGQRILEFVVEVANGQMPKAESLGHREFGIYKIAPTY; translated from the coding sequence ATGAATATTTTAGGTTACCGTCGTCCAGATGGACGAGTCGGGATTCGTAATCATATCGTCATAATTCCAACGTCAGTCTGTGCTAGTACGGTTGCTGCCAATATTGCAGCCCAAATTCCGGGTGCAGTCGCTATTGCTAATCAACATGGATGTTGCCAAATCGGAGCAGATCACGAACAAACAATGCGCACATTAATCGGTCTAGGAAAAAACCCAAACGTAGCAGCTGTGCTCGTGATCGGACTTGGCTGTGAAGGTATGCCGATCCGCGAGATCGCTGCTGAGATTGCCTCCACAGCGAAACCTGTAGAGATGATTATCATCCAGGAGGTTGGAGGAACCCTCAAAGCGACGGCTGAAGGTCTCCGTAAAGCGGGAGAGCTCGCGCGCAAAGTCGCGCATCTTCAGCCAGAAAAGATGGATATGAGTGAACTTGTGCTAGCCATCGAATGTGGTGGCTCTGATTACACTTCCGGTCTAGCTTCGAATCCAGCTTGTGGGGTTGCATCTGATTTATTGGTTGCCGCTGGTGGAACATCAATGCTTTCAGAAACGACCGAATTTATTGGCGCGGAACACATTCTGGCACGTCGTTGCAAAACGTTAGAAATCGGAGAAAAATTAATCCATTATGTTCAGGCTTGCGAAGAGAGTGCGAAACCTATGAAAGTTGATCTACGGGGTAGTCAGCCCACCCCTGGAAATATTGAAGGTGGAATTAGTTCTATTGAAGAAAAATCATTAGGGTGTATACACAAAGCAGGACATGCGCCTATCCAAGATGTTTTAGCCTATGGTGAGGCTCCTTCTGGCAAAGGTCTTTATGTCATGGATTCTCCGGGACAGGATGTCGAGTCGATCACAGGAATGGTTGCAGGTGGCGCAACTGTTGTGATCTTTACTACCGGACGCGGAACTCCAACGGGTTGTCCTATTGCACCTGTCGTTAAAATAACCGGGAATTTCCACACGTACAAAATGATGGAAGATAACATGGATATTGATGCTTCCACAATTATCTCAGGTGAAGAAACGATCGATCAAGTCGGCCAACGGATTTTGGAATTTGTGGTTGAAGTTGCTAACGGTCAGATGCCAAAGGCGGAAAGTTTAGGCCATAGGGAATTTGGAATCTATAAAATTGCTCCAACGTACTAA
- the dinB gene encoding DNA polymerase IV gives MSDVFNSRQIIHVDMDAFYASVEQRDDPSLQGRPVVVGGKPDRRGVVSAASYEARQAGIHSAMPLTEAYRRCPKAVFLPVNGKKYWQVSQEIRDVFLTYTPLVEPISIDEAFLDVTDSIRLFGSASEIAREIKERIKNEINLIASIGVASNKFLAKISSDLEKPNGFVVVNPDRVQEFLDPLSVERIWGVGDKMAERLHGLNIHTICELRQIEQDYLTHIFGTWGNQIYALARGIDDRPVVSEKEAKSIGRETTFDDDLADREVLGTILLELACDIAQSLRKEQMKGKTVTLKVRYSDFRTISRSHTLNKATNLEDIIYQEACQLLQEVSLKQAIRLIGITLHHLIRQDEVQLALFDEPEKKRERLVKVIDSIKEKYGDSSITRARLLH, from the coding sequence ATGAGCGATGTTTTTAACTCACGTCAGATAATTCATGTCGATATGGATGCTTTCTATGCCTCAGTGGAGCAACGAGATGATCCTTCTCTTCAGGGACGTCCAGTTGTTGTCGGGGGTAAGCCAGATAGACGTGGTGTTGTTTCAGCAGCTTCCTATGAAGCGCGCCAGGCAGGAATTCATTCAGCAATGCCCTTAACAGAAGCTTATCGTCGTTGCCCTAAGGCAGTTTTTTTACCGGTTAATGGAAAAAAATATTGGCAGGTATCACAGGAAATACGCGACGTTTTTCTGACGTATACTCCTTTGGTGGAACCTATATCCATTGATGAGGCTTTTTTAGATGTTACTGATTCAATACGATTGTTTGGTTCGGCATCAGAAATCGCTCGAGAGATTAAAGAACGTATTAAGAACGAAATCAATCTCATTGCTTCTATTGGTGTTGCAAGTAATAAATTTTTAGCAAAAATTTCTTCAGACTTGGAGAAACCCAATGGATTTGTTGTGGTGAATCCTGATAGAGTGCAAGAGTTTCTTGACCCTTTGTCCGTTGAGCGGATCTGGGGAGTGGGAGATAAAATGGCGGAGCGTCTTCATGGTTTAAATATTCACACCATATGTGAGTTAAGGCAGATTGAACAAGATTATCTCACTCATATCTTTGGTACTTGGGGTAATCAGATCTATGCTTTGGCACGAGGTATTGATGATCGACCTGTAGTAAGTGAGAAAGAAGCAAAATCAATCGGGCGAGAAACAACTTTCGATGATGACCTTGCCGACCGTGAAGTATTAGGAACTATTTTACTCGAGCTTGCTTGTGATATCGCTCAAAGCCTTCGCAAAGAGCAAATGAAAGGGAAAACGGTTACCCTTAAAGTTCGCTATTCTGATTTTCGTACAATTTCTCGCTCCCACACATTAAACAAAGCGACTAATCTGGAAGACATTATCTATCAAGAAGCATGTCAACTTCTCCAGGAAGTATCATTAAAACAAGCTATTCGCTTAATTGGGATAACTCTTCATCATCTAATACGTCAGGATGAAGTACAGCTCGCTCTTTTTGATGAACCTGAAAAAAAACGTGAAAGGTTAGTCAAAGTGATTGATTCTATAAAAGAAAAATATGGAGATAGCAGTATTACACGAGCGCGATTGCTGCACTGA
- a CDS encoding UxaA family hydrolase: MKKQAVVISVKDNVATVVDEFKAGTPIHFFLGDQEQSVQLLQDIPLGHKIAIREISKGEEIIKYGETIGGATVNIKVGEHVHVHNIESLRGRGDKEDQERQK; the protein is encoded by the coding sequence GTGAAGAAACAAGCTGTTGTGATTAGTGTCAAAGACAATGTGGCAACTGTAGTAGATGAATTCAAAGCGGGTACCCCAATTCACTTTTTTTTAGGAGATCAAGAACAATCTGTACAACTTCTTCAGGATATTCCGCTTGGACATAAGATTGCTATTCGTGAGATTTCTAAAGGGGAAGAAATTATTAAATATGGCGAAACCATTGGTGGGGCAACGGTAAATATTAAAGTGGGTGAGCATGTTCATGTTCACAATATAGAGAGTTTGCGCGGCCGTGGAGATAAAGAAGATCAAGAGCGACAGAAGTGA
- a CDS encoding response regulator, whose amino-acid sequence MSIRKAEKSQVNILLVDDHPENLMALEAVLSSAEYQVIKATSGEEALKWVLKEEFAVILLDVQMPNLDGFETARLIKRRKKSKDIPIIFITALSQASEHVQKGYSSGGIDYIFKPFEPAVLIKKVEGFIKIYQTQARIKTQSHLLQQHATELEDLNQELKSTTAALRKAEALARAIYDVSVDTILAIDSQRRIVNANSATKAIFGYQSSEIIGKEASQLIPELEQSLAADNTKLLCTIGLPKKGKPIPIEISLGKAILDDQYLIVCSIRDITERQEIEKARNEQYELLEKLVQERTLELCASNEKLQLSEQLFHKTFEFSPNLMVIQSMKDGRLVDVNESWENITGYRLEEVENLNPEMFKFIEGNAIMLFPQEELLRNVRITYETKSGMIRDGLLSTEVLKLKGERCLLWVVTDITERLHLEKEMARLDRLDLIGEMAAGIAHEIRNPMTTVRGFLQMMKARPQHNENQEYFELMMSELDRANSIITEFLTLSKNQAVELKMDDINVLLKTLFPLIQADAFNHMNDVRMELEEIPNLMLDQREIRQMILNLARNGIDAMRPGGILSLRTFCVDNEVVLEVQDQGSGIESDVLEKLGNPFFTTKENGTGLGLAVCFRIAEKHKARISIKTSSQGTTFDVHFPT is encoded by the coding sequence GTGAGTATACGCAAAGCAGAAAAAAGCCAAGTCAATATTTTACTAGTCGATGATCATCCGGAAAATCTAATGGCTTTAGAGGCTGTCCTGTCATCCGCTGAATATCAGGTGATCAAAGCAACCTCTGGTGAGGAAGCCTTAAAATGGGTTTTAAAAGAAGAGTTCGCAGTTATTCTGCTAGATGTTCAAATGCCAAATTTAGATGGTTTTGAGACAGCTCGTTTAATTAAACGGAGAAAAAAGTCGAAGGATATCCCCATTATTTTTATTACTGCACTCAGTCAAGCCTCAGAACATGTTCAGAAAGGATATTCTTCGGGCGGAATTGACTATATTTTCAAGCCTTTTGAACCGGCTGTCTTGATTAAGAAAGTTGAGGGTTTTATAAAGATTTATCAGACCCAAGCCCGAATTAAAACTCAAAGTCATCTCTTACAGCAGCATGCCACTGAACTTGAAGATCTTAACCAAGAACTTAAATCTACCACCGCCGCTTTAAGAAAGGCAGAAGCATTAGCCCGAGCTATTTATGATGTATCAGTTGATACTATTTTAGCCATTGATTCGCAAAGACGTATTGTCAATGCGAATTCAGCAACCAAAGCAATATTTGGTTATCAGTCTAGTGAAATTATCGGTAAAGAGGCTTCTCAACTTATTCCTGAACTAGAGCAGTCCCTTGCAGCAGATAATACTAAGCTACTGTGTACGATAGGGTTACCTAAAAAGGGAAAGCCCATCCCTATTGAAATTTCGTTAGGAAAGGCCATTTTAGATGATCAATACCTAATCGTTTGCTCTATTCGAGATATCACAGAACGTCAGGAAATCGAGAAAGCGCGCAATGAACAATATGAACTATTAGAAAAACTTGTTCAGGAACGAACCTTGGAACTATGTGCATCTAACGAAAAACTTCAACTTTCTGAGCAACTTTTTCACAAAACGTTTGAGTTCAGCCCTAACTTAATGGTAATTCAATCCATGAAGGATGGCCGTTTGGTTGATGTTAATGAAAGTTGGGAGAATATCACGGGATATCGGCTTGAAGAGGTTGAAAATCTCAATCCAGAAATGTTTAAATTTATAGAAGGTAATGCTATTATGTTATTTCCTCAGGAAGAATTACTTCGTAATGTTCGTATAACTTATGAGACAAAGTCGGGCATGATACGGGATGGTCTCTTATCAACTGAGGTTCTAAAATTAAAAGGGGAGAGATGCTTGCTTTGGGTGGTCACTGATATTACAGAGCGTTTACACCTTGAGAAGGAAATGGCTCGTTTAGATCGTCTTGATTTGATTGGTGAAATGGCTGCTGGGATTGCCCATGAAATTAGAAATCCGATGACCACAGTCCGTGGTTTTTTACAAATGATGAAGGCACGTCCACAGCATAACGAAAATCAAGAATACTTTGAATTGATGATGAGTGAACTCGATCGAGCGAACTCTATCATTACGGAATTTCTTACGCTTTCGAAAAACCAGGCTGTAGAATTAAAGATGGATGATATTAATGTTCTTCTTAAAACCCTTTTTCCTTTAATTCAAGCGGATGCCTTCAATCATATGAATGACGTTCGGATGGAGCTTGAGGAGATCCCGAATCTAATGCTTGATCAACGAGAAATTCGCCAGATGATTCTTAACTTAGCCCGGAATGGGATTGATGCGATGCGACCTGGAGGAATTCTCAGTTTGCGGACCTTTTGTGTGGATAATGAAGTTGTCTTGGAGGTACAGGATCAGGGATCTGGTATAGAGTCTGACGTTCTTGAGAAATTGGGCAATCCTTTCTTTACGACAAAAGAGAATGGAACAGGATTAGGTCTTGCCGTTTGCTTCAGGATTGCCGAAAAACATAAAGCTCGGATTTCAATTAAGACCTCTTCTCAGGGAACTACTTTTGATGTGCATTTCCCTACCTAA
- a CDS encoding EscU/YscU/HrcU family type III secretion system export apparatus switch protein — protein MPDATPPKKAVALSYEGSGAPKVIARGTGELAKKIIEVAQTEGIPIQKNEALVEALVHIDLNREIPPQLYVAVAEILALVYKLDSHSQQKLKKT, from the coding sequence ATGCCTGACGCTACGCCACCTAAGAAGGCTGTCGCACTAAGTTATGAAGGTTCTGGAGCACCAAAAGTAATTGCTCGGGGAACAGGAGAATTAGCTAAAAAAATCATTGAAGTTGCTCAAACAGAGGGCATCCCTATTCAAAAGAATGAAGCTTTGGTAGAGGCATTAGTTCACATTGACCTGAACCGCGAAATCCCGCCCCAACTCTATGTGGCTGTCGCCGAGATTTTAGCTCTAGTATATAAATTAGACAGTCATTCGCAACAAAAATTGAAGAAAACATAA
- a CDS encoding M3 family oligoendopeptidase has product MKFKEYDYSRPNISEVQTAFGTLLEQFQHASSVQQQNQIMVEINQLREKFDSMFELVQIRHSVDTTDSFYEKEQEYFDEITPLYEELISEFYRALVNSHFREDLEEKWGKQLFRIAELTLKTFKPEIIEDLQLENKLESEYMKLIASARIPFEGEERNLSGLGMFLQSTDREMRKKANKAKYSFFTQNEEKLDAIFDQLVKVRTGIAQKLGYASYVELGYARMLRSDYNPEMVAQFRKQVEEEIVPVATKFRERQKSRLGLDRLMYYDEKLTFPDGNAIPQGDPEWIIANGRRMYSELSSETDEFFNYMLEHELLDLVTHKGKAGGGYCTYISQYQSPFIFSNFNGTSGDVDVLTHEAGHAFQVYSSRNFAVPEYHWPTYESCEIHSMSMEFFAWPWMELFFKDKADKYRFTHLSEALLFIPYGVTVDEFQHFVYSHPEATSEERKKAWREIEKKYLPHRIYGDNEYLEQGGFWHQQGHIFSSPFYYIDYTLAQICAFQFWKKARENRTQAWADYFKICQVGGSLSFLELVEQANLISPFKEGCIHSVIGIIGEWLEKAQE; this is encoded by the coding sequence ATGAAATTTAAAGAGTATGATTACTCACGACCTAATATTTCCGAAGTACAAACCGCATTTGGCACTTTGCTGGAACAGTTCCAACACGCCTCTAGTGTTCAACAGCAAAATCAAATCATGGTCGAAATAAACCAACTTCGTGAGAAGTTTGACTCGATGTTTGAACTTGTTCAAATCCGTCATTCTGTGGATACTACGGATTCGTTTTATGAAAAAGAACAAGAATATTTCGATGAAATCACCCCTCTTTATGAAGAATTGATATCGGAGTTCTATCGTGCTTTGGTAAATTCTCACTTTCGGGAGGATTTAGAAGAGAAATGGGGAAAACAGCTTTTCCGGATTGCAGAGTTAACCCTTAAGACGTTTAAACCGGAAATAATTGAGGATTTACAGCTCGAAAATAAACTCGAGAGTGAGTACATGAAACTTATTGCCTCGGCTAGAATCCCGTTCGAAGGAGAAGAACGAAATCTTTCGGGCCTGGGAATGTTCCTTCAGTCTACAGATCGAGAAATGCGGAAGAAAGCTAATAAGGCTAAATATTCTTTCTTTACCCAAAATGAGGAGAAGCTCGATGCAATTTTTGATCAACTTGTAAAAGTAAGGACTGGGATTGCTCAAAAACTTGGCTACGCTAGTTATGTGGAACTTGGATATGCGCGTATGCTTCGTTCTGATTATAATCCTGAGATGGTTGCCCAATTTCGCAAGCAGGTTGAGGAAGAAATCGTTCCTGTCGCAACTAAATTTCGTGAGCGCCAAAAATCTCGCTTAGGCCTAGATCGACTGATGTATTATGATGAAAAACTTACTTTTCCAGATGGCAATGCCATTCCTCAGGGAGACCCTGAGTGGATTATTGCGAACGGGCGGCGGATGTATAGTGAGCTTTCTTCAGAAACCGATGAGTTTTTTAACTACATGCTCGAACATGAATTGCTCGATCTGGTCACCCATAAAGGAAAGGCAGGGGGAGGGTATTGTACCTACATCAGCCAGTACCAATCTCCGTTTATCTTTTCTAACTTTAATGGAACTTCGGGTGATGTTGATGTTTTAACCCACGAAGCGGGTCATGCTTTTCAAGTGTATTCTAGCCGAAATTTTGCAGTGCCTGAATATCATTGGCCTACTTATGAGTCCTGCGAGATCCATTCGATGAGTATGGAGTTTTTTGCATGGCCTTGGATGGAGCTCTTTTTCAAGGATAAAGCAGATAAGTATCGATTCACCCATTTGAGCGAGGCACTTCTCTTTATTCCCTATGGAGTAACGGTTGATGAATTCCAGCATTTTGTTTACTCTCATCCCGAGGCGACTTCAGAAGAACGAAAAAAGGCTTGGCGCGAAATCGAGAAGAAATATCTTCCGCATAGAATTTACGGAGATAACGAATATTTGGAGCAAGGCGGATTTTGGCATCAACAGGGACATATTTTCAGTTCTCCTTTTTATTATATTGATTATACTTTGGCTCAAATCTGTGCTTTCCAATTTTGGAAAAAGGCACGAGAAAATCGCACTCAAGCATGGGCTGACTATTTTAAGATCTGTCAAGTCGGAGGGAGTTTATCCTTCCTCGAGCTAGTGGAACAGGCAAATCTTATTTCCCCTTTTAAAGAGGGCTGTATTCATTCGGTCATTGGAATCATTGGAGAATGGTTAGAGAAGGCTCAAGAATAG